GACCCATGCCCTGCGCCGGATCTACGCGGGCCAGGTGCTCTTCGTGCGCGGGGGTACCTACCACGAGCAGATCGACCACGTCCGGCTGCACGACGGAACCTCGACCGCCCCGATCACCGTTCTCTCCTACCCGGGCGAGAACCCCGTCCTGGACGGCTCGGTGTCCTTGCGCCGTCCCGAGTACTGGCTGATCGACAACCTCGACGTCGCAGGCGACCAGCACGCCCGGTCCCAGCCGTCCTTCATGGTCAAGGTGATCGGAGGTCAGCACTGGACGTGGGAGAACAGCGAGTTCAGCGGCACCACGGGCAGGGCCAACGTGTTGATCACGGGCTTCGGCGTCGGCGAGCCGTTCGGGTTCAGGTTCGTCGGCAACTGCCTGCACGGGCTCCCCTCGCCTCCCGCCGGATCCACCAACCTCTTTCTCGGGTCGATGGTGTCGGGCGCCTCCGGGACGGTTGCGCGCAACGTCGTGTTCAACTCCGAGGACCAGCCCAACGTGCGGATCGGCTCGGGTGCCGGGGCGCCGGTCCGGGTGCAGGTCCGGCTGAACACGATCTACGGGGGCGCCTTGGGAATCGACGTACG
This genomic window from Nocardioides cynanchi contains:
- a CDS encoding DUF1565 domain-containing protein, translated to MTRRFVRTAAAVALLVPTLVACSDGQDVVHAGAPRTVTPPPPPPVPTKPSLVRYVSPTGDNHATGSIDRPWRTLTHALRRIYAGQVLFVRGGTYHEQIDHVRLHDGTSTAPITVLSYPGENPVLDGSVSLRRPEYWLIDNLDVAGDQHARSQPSFMVKVIGGQHWTWENSEFSGTTGRANVLITGFGVGEPFGFRFVGNCLHGLPSPPAGSTNLFLGSMVSGASGTVARNVVFNSEDQPNVRIGSGAGAPVRVQVRLNTIYGGALGIDVRGRPHHVKISKNIVGGGSAPAMIRFPRGRTRGVRLISNIAVNTEQLLRPEVRKMVQKQQRGYGNLAVSQDPGFVDTSRCDGFRPGLDAVLPYGALAP